A window from Herbaspirillum sp. meg3 encodes these proteins:
- a CDS encoding DUF1415 domain-containing protein → MNTAPFPSDDDVIALTQAWISEAVIGLNLCPFAKSVYVKNQIRYVVSHAETEADLADELSRELQHLQDSDPEAIDTTVLIHPRVLQDFLDYNSFLDVADEVLEDAGLEGELQIASFHPDYQFADAAPDDIDNFTNRSPYPLLHLLRESSIDRAVKAFPEASAIFERNIATMRDLGLNGWNQLSFVVSKKQHQI, encoded by the coding sequence ATGAATACCGCACCATTTCCCTCCGACGACGACGTCATTGCGCTCACCCAGGCGTGGATCAGCGAGGCCGTGATCGGCCTCAATCTTTGCCCTTTTGCCAAGTCGGTTTACGTCAAAAATCAGATTCGTTATGTCGTCAGCCACGCCGAGACCGAGGCCGATCTCGCCGACGAGTTGTCGCGCGAATTGCAACACCTGCAAGACAGCGATCCGGAGGCTATCGATACCACCGTACTCATCCATCCACGCGTATTGCAAGACTTTCTGGATTACAACAGCTTCCTCGATGTTGCCGACGAGGTACTTGAAGATGCCGGTCTGGAAGGCGAGCTGCAGATCGCCAGTTTCCATCCTGATTACCAGTTTGCCGATGCCGCGCCGGACGATATTGACAACTTTACGAATCGCTCCCCCTACCCACTTTTGCATCTGTTGCGAGAAAGCAGCATCGACCGCGCCGTCAAGGCTTTCCCCGAAGCAAGCGCCATTTTCGAGCGAAACATCGCCACCATGCGGGATCTCGGCTTAAATGGCTGGAATCAGCTGTCTTTTGTCGTGTCAAAGAAACAACACCAAATATAG
- a CDS encoding YaeQ family protein codes for MALKATIFKADLQISDMDRHYYQNHTLTIARHPSETDERMMIRVLAFALNASESLTFGKGLSDVEEPDIWQKDLTGAIDLWIEVGQPDDKRILKACGRAARVIIYSYSSVSNIWWNQTGSRVERAKNLTVVNIASETSLALEKLAQRNMQLQCTIQDGQIWLGSNEDMVQIDPQVIKP; via the coding sequence ATGGCGCTCAAAGCAACCATCTTCAAAGCCGATCTGCAGATTTCCGACATGGACCGGCACTATTATCAAAACCACACCCTGACCATTGCCCGTCATCCGTCGGAAACCGACGAACGCATGATGATCCGCGTGCTGGCCTTTGCGCTCAACGCCAGCGAATCGCTGACCTTCGGCAAGGGTTTGTCGGATGTAGAAGAACCGGATATCTGGCAAAAGGATCTGACCGGCGCCATCGACCTGTGGATCGAAGTCGGCCAGCCCGACGACAAGCGCATTCTCAAAGCCTGTGGCCGCGCCGCGCGCGTGATCATCTACAGCTACAGCAGCGTCAGCAATATCTGGTGGAACCAGACCGGCAGCCGTGTCGAGCGGGCCAAGAATCTCACCGTCGTCAACATTGCCTCAGAAACCAGCCTGGCATTGGAAAAACTGGCGCAGCGCAATATGCAGTTGCAATGCACGATTCAGGATGGCCAGATTTGGCTGGGCAGCAATGAAGACATGGTGCAGATCGATCCGCAGGTAATTAAACCGTAG
- a CDS encoding MmgE/PrpD family protein produces MTPPTAIERLADWICGLQHSDIPASVRTIATNCLLDTIGVAFAGSATAVARTARAVAMDAGSRGDAAIVGGPHLFSAPAAAFVNGAAAHALDFDDNCYAGFVHGSAVIAPAAIAVAQKRNASGSDLLTAFIVGSECEYAVGAATNSILYDQGWWTTGVLGPVGACAAAAWLLKLDRKQTASALGLAVAGTGGLKACFGTDAKPLMAGRAAEAGVVAALLAAQGASGPHDAFEHWNGFTGLFNHGEFNVAMIAQLGSNWFMESPGVDLKRIPLCLSSHAAVDAAMAIVARYGIHVDEIEEIICDVPQIVFANLIYNKPATRQEAQFSMPFAVAASLLYGTVELAHLDGAVLQEPRVIALMQSITMTVGPRWSQAGACEAAPEGANVQIRAAGRDWVEGFQAYARGAAQCPMRQEEIENKFLTCIEAGNRAGGSNAALLLSRLKSIDMLPSVRDLLTTV; encoded by the coding sequence ATGACTCCTCCTACCGCCATTGAACGCCTGGCCGACTGGATCTGCGGCCTGCAGCACAGCGATATTCCCGCCTCTGTACGCACCATCGCCACCAACTGCCTGCTCGATACCATCGGTGTCGCTTTCGCCGGCTCGGCGACGGCAGTGGCGCGCACCGCACGCGCCGTCGCCATGGATGCCGGGTCGCGCGGCGATGCCGCCATCGTCGGCGGCCCGCACTTGTTTTCCGCGCCTGCCGCGGCATTCGTCAATGGCGCGGCAGCGCATGCGCTGGACTTTGACGACAATTGCTACGCCGGTTTCGTACACGGGTCTGCCGTGATCGCGCCCGCTGCCATCGCCGTCGCGCAAAAGCGCAATGCGTCCGGCAGCGATCTGCTGACCGCGTTCATCGTCGGCTCCGAATGTGAATACGCCGTCGGCGCCGCCACCAACAGCATCCTCTACGATCAGGGCTGGTGGACTACCGGCGTGCTCGGCCCGGTCGGTGCCTGCGCGGCGGCGGCCTGGCTGCTCAAGCTGGATCGCAAACAAACTGCCTCGGCCTTGGGACTGGCGGTGGCCGGCACCGGTGGATTGAAAGCCTGTTTCGGCACCGATGCCAAACCCCTGATGGCAGGCCGTGCGGCAGAAGCCGGCGTGGTGGCTGCATTACTGGCGGCGCAAGGCGCCAGCGGCCCGCACGACGCCTTCGAACATTGGAACGGATTCACCGGCTTGTTCAATCACGGCGAATTCAACGTCGCCATGATTGCGCAGCTCGGTTCAAACTGGTTCATGGAATCACCCGGCGTCGATCTCAAGCGCATTCCGCTCTGCCTGTCATCCCACGCCGCCGTCGATGCCGCCATGGCCATCGTTGCCCGGTATGGGATTCATGTGGACGAGATTGAAGAGATCATCTGCGACGTACCGCAAATTGTTTTTGCCAATCTGATTTACAACAAACCGGCGACGCGGCAGGAAGCGCAGTTCAGCATGCCCTTCGCCGTGGCGGCGTCCTTGCTGTACGGGACGGTGGAGTTGGCGCATCTTGACGGCGCAGTCTTGCAGGAGCCGCGCGTGATTGCCCTGATGCAGAGTATCACCATGACTGTCGGTCCGCGCTGGAGTCAGGCCGGCGCGTGCGAAGCGGCACCGGAAGGGGCCAACGTGCAGATCCGGGCCGCGGGCCGTGATTGGGTGGAAGGATTTCAGGCGTATGCGCGCGGCGCGGCGCAATGCCCGATGCGTCAGGAAGAGATAGAAAACAAGTTCCTGACATGTATAGAAGCAGGAAACCGGGCTGGCGGCAGCAACGCTGCGCTGCTGCTGTCCCGCCTCAAATCAATCGACATGCTGCCGTCGGTGCGCGACCTGCTGACTACGGTTTAA
- a CDS encoding transporter substrate-binding domain-containing protein, with the protein MKRRSLLLSLIAVSIAAAVSGNAMAEDALSTILARKVIRVAVPTDYPPYGSVGTDMTPRGYDIDMAALVAKKLGVKLELIPVTGPNRVAYLQTKKSDLTISSLGKTPEREKVIDYSIAYAPFFDAVFGKQEIIAKNYNELTGKVIAVTRGSMQDEELSRLAPGAVIKRFEDNNGTVSAFLAGQAQMFATGTAVAATIKAKDPSVSMDLKVILSNAPCYIGVQKGEPQLVAKLNEIIREAKSNGAIDEMSKKWLGAPAGALPE; encoded by the coding sequence ATGAAACGCCGCTCTCTCCTGCTTAGCCTGATTGCCGTCTCGATTGCCGCTGCTGTTTCCGGCAATGCCATGGCGGAGGACGCCCTCAGCACCATCCTTGCACGCAAGGTGATTCGCGTAGCCGTACCGACCGACTATCCACCGTACGGCTCGGTTGGCACCGACATGACGCCGCGTGGTTACGACATCGACATGGCCGCTCTGGTGGCCAAGAAGCTTGGCGTCAAACTGGAACTGATCCCTGTCACCGGCCCGAATCGTGTCGCTTATCTGCAGACCAAGAAATCCGATCTGACCATTTCCTCGCTCGGCAAGACGCCTGAGCGCGAAAAGGTCATCGACTACAGCATCGCTTACGCACCATTCTTCGATGCCGTTTTCGGGAAGCAGGAAATCATCGCCAAGAACTACAACGAACTCACCGGCAAAGTCATTGCGGTGACTCGCGGCTCGATGCAGGATGAAGAGTTATCGCGTCTGGCGCCGGGTGCCGTGATCAAGCGCTTTGAAGACAACAACGGCACGGTCTCTGCCTTCCTCGCCGGTCAGGCGCAGATGTTTGCAACCGGCACCGCCGTGGCTGCCACGATCAAGGCCAAGGATCCGTCGGTGAGCATGGACCTGAAAGTCATCCTGTCCAATGCACCTTGCTACATCGGCGTGCAAAAGGGTGAGCCGCAACTGGTCGCCAAACTCAACGAGATCATCCGCGAAGCCAAGAGCAACGGCGCCATCGACGAGATGTCGAAGAAGTGGCTGGGCGCACCAGCCGGTGCACTGCCGGAATAA
- a CDS encoding MurR/RpiR family transcriptional regulator → MNQATSASPKSSEALRSQQALVLHIKQCFDSLPRQVRLAAGFVLDHPHEVAVMSMREQARLAGIPPSTMTRLAKFLGMEGYDDIREVFKNNLRSRSNEYSQRAHGLVELNQKIGETALALDVANNAIAHIQALCSADTLAAIVRAVKILSASRTIYCLGLRSSFPVAFQFSHVSEYFAKNITLIDGAGESGMMKIMHQAGSKDALFVCCIAPYSRRAVSIAGHLAKTGVKLIAITDSDSSPIARMAAETILVGKQNASFFDTLVPAFLVSEILVALMAATSKVDVKASVSETEKNLWSMGEWWGAEDSELPKVSRSRTRKNDS, encoded by the coding sequence GTGAATCAAGCCACATCAGCATCGCCAAAGTCGTCTGAAGCCCTGCGCTCTCAGCAAGCGCTGGTGCTGCACATCAAGCAATGCTTCGACAGCTTGCCGCGGCAAGTGCGTCTGGCTGCCGGCTTCGTGCTCGATCATCCGCATGAGGTGGCAGTGATGTCCATGCGCGAACAAGCGCGGCTGGCCGGCATTCCTCCGTCGACCATGACACGGCTGGCCAAGTTTCTCGGCATGGAGGGTTACGACGACATTCGCGAGGTGTTCAAAAACAATCTGCGCTCACGCAGCAACGAGTACAGCCAGCGCGCCCACGGCCTGGTGGAACTGAATCAAAAGATCGGCGAAACCGCACTCGCACTGGATGTCGCCAACAACGCCATCGCACACATCCAGGCGCTGTGCAGCGCCGATACCTTGGCGGCCATCGTACGCGCCGTGAAAATTCTCTCCGCCTCACGCACGATCTATTGCCTGGGATTGCGCTCGTCGTTTCCGGTGGCGTTTCAGTTTTCTCACGTCTCTGAATACTTCGCCAAAAACATCACGCTCATCGATGGCGCTGGCGAAAGCGGCATGATGAAGATCATGCATCAGGCAGGCTCCAAGGATGCCTTGTTCGTCTGCTGCATCGCCCCTTACTCGCGCCGTGCGGTATCGATTGCCGGACATCTGGCCAAGACCGGCGTCAAGCTGATCGCCATTACCGACAGCGACAGCTCGCCGATTGCACGCATGGCGGCCGAGACCATCCTGGTCGGCAAACAGAACGCCTCCTTCTTCGACACGCTGGTTCCGGCTTTTCTCGTCAGTGAAATCCTGGTTGCACTGATGGCGGCGACATCCAAGGTTGACGTCAAGGCCTCGGTATCCGAGACGGAAAAGAACCTGTGGAGCATGGGCGAATGGTGGGGCGCGGAAGACAGCGAATTGCCCAAGGTATCGAGATCGCGCACGCGCAAAAACGACAGCTGA
- a CDS encoding LysR family transcriptional regulator translates to MIHLDFDERDLRSLRVFCNAAQAGGFAAAEKRLHMSKASISRHVREVEERLGVRLCERGPAGFKLTPEGEVALKLASDALRSLERIRSEIDAVHGVLSGSLSIGIVEHTLTHPDCKIPEALAVLRERAPNVRPEISVMTFPDLNQALREHRVDIAIRGKYPREGEFNYLPLFSETHRVYSAAKKPKRGADDLPLVYRQHPYVDQALATEGYARGPDAGGLEAIGLLVATGSYLGILPVHYVQLLGKRYALKVRSGSPSYHHPICAVTESSRPSTYRADLFLDILRELHPGN, encoded by the coding sequence ATGATCCATCTGGACTTCGACGAACGCGACCTGCGCTCCTTGCGCGTGTTTTGCAATGCGGCTCAGGCCGGAGGTTTCGCCGCTGCGGAGAAGCGCCTGCACATGTCCAAGGCCTCCATCAGCCGCCATGTGCGCGAGGTGGAAGAGCGTCTCGGTGTCCGTCTGTGCGAACGCGGCCCGGCCGGTTTCAAGCTCACGCCCGAAGGTGAAGTGGCGCTCAAGCTGGCCTCGGATGCCTTGCGTTCACTGGAGCGTATCCGCTCCGAGATCGATGCGGTGCATGGCGTCCTGTCCGGCTCACTGTCGATCGGCATCGTCGAGCACACGCTGACACATCCCGATTGCAAGATCCCTGAAGCGCTGGCTGTCCTGCGTGAACGCGCACCCAATGTGCGACCGGAGATCAGCGTCATGACTTTCCCTGATCTTAATCAGGCGCTGCGTGAACATCGCGTCGACATTGCGATCCGCGGCAAGTATCCGCGCGAGGGTGAATTCAACTACCTGCCGTTATTCTCGGAAACGCATCGTGTCTACAGCGCGGCAAAGAAACCGAAGCGCGGCGCCGACGATCTGCCACTGGTATATAGACAACATCCTTATGTCGATCAGGCGCTGGCGACCGAAGGCTACGCGCGCGGCCCGGATGCCGGCGGCCTGGAAGCCATCGGCTTGCTGGTGGCGACGGGCAGCTATCTCGGCATCCTGCCGGTGCACTATGTACAGCTGCTCGGCAAGCGCTACGCGCTGAAGGTAAGAAGCGGCAGTCCGTCCTACCATCATCCGATCTGCGCCGTCACCGAATCATCACGCCCATCGACGTATCGCGCCGACCTCTTCCTCGACATCCTCAGAGAACTGCATCCGGGCAACTAA
- a CDS encoding agmatinase has protein sequence MEQLTVAPRTGHKTLLYSELVTDMSDLKADIAILGVPFGSAYTPRQFTNDQSNAPQAIRDVTDRIVRAPEHYDFDIDGPLLQGRSDIRFVDCGDVLPNLAVPGDHQRRAELAIRQILRGGGMPIVLGGDHGITNPVLRGFDEVGPVTIVHIDAHLDWRDEVNGVRDGLSSVIRRASELPFVEHIVQIGLRAQGSGRPADYEAAKAWGADLISAYELHDVGMDAVLARIPDGGNYYLTIDADGLDPTIMPAVDGPAPGGVSFVQARKLIHGLVKKGRVVGMDIVEIQPVKDNASKLTCVTAGRLIVNLIGATIRAGYFDKKNKA, from the coding sequence ATGGAACAACTTACCGTAGCACCACGCACCGGCCACAAAACATTGCTGTATTCGGAGCTGGTCACCGATATGTCTGATCTGAAAGCGGACATCGCCATCCTGGGAGTGCCGTTCGGTTCGGCCTATACGCCACGTCAATTCACCAACGACCAAAGCAATGCACCGCAAGCGATCCGCGACGTGACCGATCGCATCGTGCGTGCGCCGGAACATTACGATTTCGATATCGATGGCCCGCTGCTGCAAGGACGTAGCGATATCCGCTTTGTCGATTGCGGCGACGTGCTGCCCAATCTCGCCGTGCCCGGTGATCATCAGCGCCGTGCCGAACTGGCAATCCGCCAGATCCTGCGCGGCGGCGGCATGCCGATCGTGCTGGGAGGCGATCACGGCATCACCAACCCGGTCTTGCGCGGTTTCGATGAAGTGGGACCGGTCACCATCGTGCACATCGATGCGCATCTGGATTGGCGCGACGAGGTCAATGGTGTGCGCGACGGCTTGTCGAGCGTGATTCGCCGTGCATCCGAACTGCCATTCGTGGAGCACATCGTGCAGATCGGTTTGCGCGCACAGGGCAGCGGACGTCCTGCCGATTACGAAGCCGCCAAAGCCTGGGGCGCTGATCTGATCTCGGCGTATGAGCTGCACGATGTCGGCATGGATGCCGTGTTGGCACGCATCCCCGATGGCGGCAACTATTACCTGACTATTGATGCCGATGGTCTCGATCCGACCATCATGCCGGCCGTCGATGGCCCGGCGCCCGGTGGTGTGAGTTTTGTGCAGGCGCGCAAGCTGATTCACGGACTGGTGAAGAAAGGACGCGTGGTCGGCATGGATATCGTCGAGATTCAACCCGTCAAGGACAACGCCAGCAAGCTGACTTGCGTCACGGCCGGTCGACTGATCGTCAATCTGATCGGCGCGACGATTCGCGCCGGTTATTTCGACAAGAAGAACAAAGCGTAA
- a CDS encoding RidA family protein — protein MEHTRIRRFNTKDTYPEQKIDNDLCQAVVARGTTVFLRGQIGQNLDTSESVCIGDVKGQTEQAMFNIDMLLKEAGGKLEHICKVTIYISDPRYREDVYRVVGRWLKGVFPVSTGIVVSAFARPEYLVEVDATAVIPD, from the coding sequence ATGGAACACACGCGCATTCGCAGATTCAACACCAAAGATACCTATCCGGAACAAAAGATCGACAACGACCTATGCCAGGCAGTCGTCGCGCGTGGCACGACCGTTTTCCTGCGCGGTCAGATCGGGCAGAATCTGGACACGTCGGAAAGCGTCTGCATCGGTGACGTCAAAGGCCAGACCGAGCAAGCGATGTTCAACATCGACATGCTGCTCAAGGAAGCCGGCGGCAAGCTGGAGCATATCTGCAAGGTGACGATTTATATCTCCGATCCACGCTACCGCGAAGATGTGTATCGCGTGGTCGGTCGCTGGCTCAAAGGCGTGTTTCCGGTATCGACCGGTATCGTGGTGTCGGCGTTTGCACGTCCGGAATATCTGGTGGAGGTCGATGCGACCGCCGTCATTCCTGATTAA
- a CDS encoding phosphotransferase enzyme family protein, producing the protein MEAASHHLTRVLSHGMNADAVISDWPALTSAEVTRVLQHYPQAGIPKRLVWHSPRPFSAGCVMTTSTMEVFVKRHHISVRDVDGLSEEHGFINHLRSRGIAVSEVLTTTDGATAITDDHWTYEVHSVASGVDLYRDAVSWTPFTSRVHAHEAGKALARLHLAAEDYAAPARKAQTLVSSFTIFSQQDPMPALQHYVEQRPAIGDYLKQRNWRDETATTLLPFHDKLRPYLDELTPLWTHNDWHASNLLWTDRSAAAGVETILDFGLSDRTCALHDLATAIERNIIEWLAIQDAQNTQDAQTGKPNVAHPDLLDAMLDGYHLIRPLTSRQWKALAALLPLVHAEFALAELAYFHGITRSAKNASLAYDTYYLGHATWFNSEEGQRLLEQIGQRASHS; encoded by the coding sequence ATGGAAGCCGCTTCCCATCACCTGACCCGCGTCCTCAGCCACGGCATGAATGCCGACGCGGTGATTTCGGACTGGCCGGCGCTGACGTCGGCCGAAGTCACACGCGTGCTGCAGCATTATCCGCAGGCTGGAATCCCAAAGCGTCTGGTGTGGCATAGCCCGCGCCCGTTCTCGGCGGGTTGCGTGATGACGACGTCAACGATGGAAGTGTTCGTCAAACGCCACCATATCTCGGTGCGCGACGTTGACGGCCTGAGCGAAGAACACGGCTTCATCAATCACCTGCGCAGCCGCGGCATCGCTGTAAGCGAAGTGCTGACCACCACAGACGGCGCGACCGCCATCACGGATGATCACTGGACGTATGAAGTGCACAGCGTGGCCTCGGGCGTCGATCTGTACCGCGACGCCGTATCATGGACGCCCTTCACCAGCCGCGTGCACGCGCATGAAGCGGGCAAGGCACTGGCGCGTTTGCATCTGGCGGCAGAAGACTACGCCGCACCAGCACGCAAGGCGCAGACGCTGGTATCGAGCTTCACGATTTTTTCGCAGCAGGATCCGATGCCCGCGCTGCAGCACTATGTTGAACAACGCCCGGCCATCGGCGATTATCTGAAGCAGCGCAACTGGCGCGATGAAACCGCGACGACGCTGCTGCCCTTCCACGACAAGCTGCGCCCTTATCTGGACGAGCTGACGCCGCTGTGGACGCACAACGACTGGCATGCGTCGAATCTGCTGTGGACCGACCGCAGCGCGGCAGCCGGTGTGGAAACCATCCTCGACTTCGGTCTCAGCGACCGCACCTGCGCCCTGCACGATCTGGCGACGGCGATCGAGCGCAATATCATCGAGTGGCTGGCAATACAAGATGCGCAAAATACGCAAGATGCACAGACAGGCAAGCCGAACGTGGCGCATCCCGATCTGCTCGACGCCATGCTGGACGGCTACCACCTGATCCGTCCGCTGACTTCGCGTCAATGGAAAGCACTGGCAGCGTTGCTGCCATTGGTGCATGCGGAATTTGCGCTGGCCGAGCTGGCCTATTTCCACGGTATCACGCGCTCCGCAAAAAATGCTTCGCTGGCGTACGACACCTACTACCTCGGCCATGCCACCTGGTTCAACAGTGAAGAAGGACAGCGGCTGCTCGAACAGATCGGGCAGCGCGCCAGTCATTCTTAA
- a CDS encoding TonB-dependent siderophore receptor → MKRFSPLAISLTLASAPCVFINNARAEEPADAGSLPTVSVTAEDASGSTYHPRSSNIAGFGDTPLLDTPASVAVVTEAQLKDQQARLLSDVIKNDASVGENYAPVGYYENISVRGFPLDLASGYRINGLSVVGEQNIALENKEQVEIVKGLSGLQGGVVNAGGLVNYVTKRPADVRSVMFGTDSNGSRYVSTDLGALFGDRKQFGLRVNAAHEDINSYVNNSNGYRDFASVAANWDITSTAHLQFNIEYQKKAQKSVAGYQLLGGKTVPSNVSPSTMLSPQSWVQPVRIDSLNMNTRFDVELNADWSAYVNIGRSRAVIDDYLAFPYGSNVATSFSPTFAANGDFDVYDYRSPDDTRRNDEGQAVLQGNFNTGFVKHSLTAGLSLSRRVVDKSDGISIPVGSDNIYAATPAVLPAATDPVPASYRNLDSRQQALFFTDRVQFSDRWQVLAGGRQVWLKEKTYNATGVTTRDTDRNQFLPQLALIFKPQANMSLYGSYAETLSMGTSAAFWESNYPTTLPPSVARQLEAGFKYDWSKDLSFTSAIFRMKKAYEYPQPDAGGTSFTYVQQGKETHTGIELGASGNVTKQLRLAASMAFIQARADGTGTAAYDGKQAINVPRVRSAVYADYALAAMPGLNLQGSWLYSGSKAATRDGSATVPAYHIFNAGLRYQTRMSGHPTTVRLTVDNIFDKRYWKDTGESLGDSYLHLGAPRLARLTVQYDF, encoded by the coding sequence ATGAAACGTTTTTCTCCTCTCGCCATTTCCCTGACGTTAGCCAGCGCACCGTGCGTCTTCATCAACAACGCTCGCGCCGAAGAACCTGCCGATGCCGGTTCGTTACCGACCGTCAGCGTTACGGCTGAAGACGCCTCCGGTTCGACCTATCACCCTCGCTCGTCGAACATCGCCGGTTTCGGCGACACGCCGCTGCTCGATACGCCGGCTTCGGTTGCCGTCGTGACCGAAGCGCAACTGAAGGATCAGCAAGCCCGCCTGCTCAGTGACGTCATCAAGAACGACGCCAGCGTCGGCGAGAACTATGCGCCGGTCGGCTACTACGAGAACATCAGTGTGCGTGGATTTCCACTGGATCTGGCGAGCGGCTACCGCATCAACGGCTTGTCCGTTGTCGGCGAACAGAACATCGCGCTGGAGAACAAGGAACAGGTTGAAATCGTCAAAGGTTTGTCCGGCCTGCAAGGCGGTGTCGTCAATGCCGGCGGCCTGGTCAATTACGTCACCAAACGTCCGGCCGATGTGCGCTCGGTGATGTTCGGCACCGACTCCAACGGGTCGCGCTATGTGTCGACCGACCTCGGTGCACTGTTCGGCGATCGCAAGCAATTCGGCCTGCGCGTCAACGCTGCGCATGAAGATATCAATTCCTACGTCAACAACAGCAACGGCTATCGCGACTTCGCCTCGGTCGCGGCGAACTGGGACATCACGTCCACGGCGCATTTGCAGTTCAATATCGAATATCAGAAAAAAGCGCAGAAGTCGGTCGCCGGCTATCAACTGCTGGGCGGAAAAACCGTGCCGTCCAATGTGTCGCCGAGCACCATGCTGTCGCCGCAATCCTGGGTGCAACCGGTACGCATCGATTCGCTCAACATGAATACGCGCTTCGATGTCGAGCTCAACGCCGACTGGAGCGCCTACGTCAACATCGGCCGCAGCCGCGCGGTCATCGACGACTACCTGGCTTTCCCTTACGGCAGCAATGTGGCGACCAGCTTCTCGCCGACCTTCGCGGCCAACGGCGACTTTGACGTCTACGACTATCGCAGCCCCGACGACACCCGCCGCAACGATGAAGGCCAGGCAGTATTGCAGGGCAACTTCAACACCGGCTTCGTCAAACATAGTCTGACAGCCGGCCTGAGCCTGTCGCGCCGCGTGGTCGACAAGTCGGATGGCATTTCGATTCCGGTCGGCAGCGACAATATTTATGCCGCAACGCCGGCCGTGTTGCCTGCTGCGACTGATCCTGTTCCGGCGTCGTATCGCAATCTGGATAGCCGCCAGCAAGCCCTCTTCTTCACTGACCGTGTGCAGTTCAGCGACCGCTGGCAAGTACTGGCAGGTGGACGCCAGGTCTGGCTGAAAGAAAAAACCTACAACGCCACCGGCGTTACCACGCGTGATACCGACCGCAACCAGTTCCTGCCGCAACTCGCGCTGATCTTCAAACCGCAAGCCAACATGTCGCTGTATGGCAGCTATGCCGAGACGCTCAGCATGGGCACATCTGCGGCATTCTGGGAAAGCAACTACCCGACCACGCTGCCGCCGTCGGTGGCGCGTCAACTGGAAGCCGGCTTCAAATATGACTGGAGCAAGGACCTGAGCTTTACCTCGGCGATCTTCCGCATGAAGAAAGCCTATGAGTATCCGCAACCGGACGCCGGCGGCACCAGCTTCACCTACGTCCAGCAAGGCAAGGAAACCCATACCGGTATCGAGCTCGGCGCCTCGGGCAACGTCACCAAGCAGCTTCGTCTGGCCGCCAGCATGGCCTTCATCCAGGCACGCGCCGACGGTACCGGCACAGCAGCTTATGACGGCAAGCAGGCAATCAACGTGCCGCGCGTGCGCAGCGCGGTGTATGCCGACTATGCGCTGGCAGCCATGCCGGGCCTGAATCTGCAAGGCAGCTGGCTGTACAGCGGCAGCAAGGCAGCCACCCGCGATGGCAGCGCCACCGTGCCGGCTTACCATATCTTCAACGCCGGCTTGCGCTATCAGACCCGCATGAGCGGCCATCCAACTACCGTGCGCCTGACCGTCGACAACATCTTCGACAAGCGCTACTGGAAAGACACCGGCGAATCGCTGGGCGACAGTTACCTGCATCTCGGTGCGCCGCGTCTGGCGCGTCTGACGGTGCAATACGATTTCTGA